The genomic interval TCGTTCATGGTCGAAGGCGGCAGTTCCCGCGAAAACCTGCGCTCCCGGGCAGCGCTTTATGATGAACCGAAGCTGTTTTTCTCTCTGCTCGAAAAAATCACCGAAGCCACCATTGTTTATATTAAGGCCCAGATCGAAGCCGGTGCCGATGTAATTCAGATTTTCGACAGCCAGGGCGGCACCCTGGCCCCGAATCTGTTCTGGCGGTATTCCGGACTCTGGATGCAACGGATCATTGATGCCATTGGCGGTCAGGTTCCAACCATCGTGTTCGCCCGAAACGTTCATCATAACTGGGAAAACGTCATTCAGACCGGCGGTAATGTGCTGGGTATCGACTGGAGCATTGATCTGCGCGAAACCGCCGACCGTCTTCCCGCCGATGTCGCCGTCCAAGGCAATCTCGACCCCGCGCTTCTGATTGCCCGCCCCGATTCCGCGGCAGAAGAGGCCGGACGGATCTGCGAATCCATGCGCGGACGGAACGGCTTTATTTTCAACCTCGGCCACGGCGTTCCGCCCAATGCCGACCTTGCAGCCATTCAGGCCGTGACGGAAACCGT from Verrucomicrobia bacterium S94 carries:
- a CDS encoding uroporphyrinogen decarboxylase; amino-acid sequence: MSNLTTLSCRERFLCACKCEPVDRPPIWMMRQAGRSLPEYMALKESKKFTELVQDPETAAEVTLQPVRRFGYDAAVIFSDILVISEAMGAKYELLEQGGVKVDFALNSKSDVDRLNPKNVLDHIGYTPEAIKIARKELGDERAIIGFAGSPWTLASFMVEGGSSRENLRSRAALYDEPKLFFSLLEKITEATIVYIKAQIEAGADVIQIFDSQGGTLAPNLFWRYSGLWMQRIIDAIGGQVPTIVFARNVHHNWENVIQTGGNVLGIDWSIDLRETADRLPADVAVQGNLDPALLIARPDSAAEEAGRICESMRGRNGFIFNLGHGVPPNADLAAIQAVTETVQSFK